In the Danio rerio strain Tuebingen ecotype United States chromosome 8, GRCz12tu, whole genome shotgun sequence genome, one interval contains:
- the LOC141375819 gene encoding E3 ubiquitin-protein ligase RBBP6-like isoform X1: MSCVHYRFQSRLTYDSLQFEGLNISAGELKRQIMRSKRLKFCQLKISNAQTDEEYTDDALIPKNTSVIIRRIPAAGLKSSNRRFVGHQAGRWREPSPRADPSLLSLEQLLKTENLAEAKASEEDKLKAVMYQSSLCYYSSSEAMRLLGIPGHHIRHCPTNVGSRSAPHKRIRKSTGIPRSFLLEVDDPDRKGVMIDGSGRYVIPIIDAEAYAAEKRKRPSFSCQTEPLPSSSSAGAASSVRDAGGKRSRSPSSPETRGDQKRPRR; this comes from the exons atgtcttgtgttcactacaggttccagagtcgactcacctacgactcgctccagtttgaaggcctcaacatcagcgcgggggagctgaagcggcagatcatgaggagcaagaggctgaagttctgccagctgaagatcagcaacgcccagactgatgaag aatacacagatgatgctctcatccctaaaaacacgtcggtcatcatcagacggatccctgcggcgggactgaagtcctcaaacagaagatttgttgg acatcaagctggacgctggcgtgaaccttcacctagagctgatccttcactcctctcactggagcagttgttgaag actgagaatctggctgaggcaaaggcgtcagaggaggacaagctgaaagcggtgatgtaccagtccagcctgtgctactactccagcag tgaggccatgaggctgcttgggatcccgggacaccacattaggcactgccccactaatgtg ggcagccgctccgcgccgcacaagcgcatccggaagagcacagggattccccgcagcttcctgttggaggtggacgacccagaccgaaagggagtcatgatagacggcagcggcagatacgtcattcccatcatagacgc tgaggcctatgctgctgagaagagaaagaggccgtccttctcctgccagaccgagcctttgccctcctcgtcctcagcaggtgcggcatcttcggtccgggacgccggagggaaacggtcccgctccccatcttcaccagagacgcgcggcgaccagaagagaccacgtcgctga
- the LOC141375049 gene encoding E3 ubiquitin-protein ligase RBBP6-like isoform X1, whose protein sequence is MSCVHYRFQSRLTYDSLQFEGLNISAGELKRQIMRSKRLKFCQLKISNAQTDEEYTDDALIPKNTSVIIRRIPAAGLKSSNRRFVGHQAGRWREPSPRADPSLLSLEQLLKTENLAEAKASEEDKLKAVMYQSSLCYYSSSEAMRLLGIPGHHIRHCPTNVGSRSAPHKRIRKSTGIPRSFLLEVDDPDRKGVMIDGSGRYVIPIIDAEAYAAEKRKRPSFSCQTEPLPSSSSAGAASSVRDAGGKRSRSPSSPETRGDQKRPRR, encoded by the exons atgtcttgtgttcactacaggttccagagtcgactcacctacgactcgctccagtttgaaggcctcaacatcagcgcgggggagctgaagcggcagatcatgaggagcaagaggctgaagttctgccagctgaagatcagcaacgcccagactgatgaag aatacacagatgatgctctcatccctaaaaacacgtcggtcatcatcagacggatccctgcggcgggactgaagtcctcaaacagaagatttgttgg acatcaagctggacgctggcgtgaaccttcacctagagctgatccttcactcctctcactggagcagttgttgaag actgagaatctggctgaggcaaaggcgtcagaggaggacaagctgaaagcggtgatgtaccagtccagcctgtgctactactccagcag tgaggccatgaggctgcttgggatcccgggacaccacattaggcactgccccactaatgtg ggcagccgctccgcgccgcacaagcgcatccggaagagcacagggattccccgcagcttcctgttggaggtggacgacccagaccgaaagggagtcatgatagacggcagcggccgatacgtcattcccatcatagacgc tgaggcctatgctgctgagaagagaaagaggccgtccttctcctgccagaccgagcctttgccctcctcgtcctcagcaggtgcggcatcttcggtccgggacgccggagggaaacggtcccgctccccatcttcaccagagacgcgcggcgaccagaagagaccacgtcgctga
- the LOC141375049 gene encoding E3 ubiquitin-protein ligase RBBP6-like isoform X3: MYQSSLCYYSSSEAMRLLGIPGHHIRHCPTNVGSRSAPHKRIRKSTGIPRSFLLEVDDPDRKGVMIDGSGRYVIPIIDAEAYAAEKRKRPSFSCQTEPLPSSSSAGAASSVRDAGGKRSRSPSSPETRGDQKRPRR, translated from the exons atgtaccagtccagcctgtgctactactccagcag tgaggccatgaggctgcttgggatcccgggacaccacattaggcactgccccactaatgtg ggcagccgctccgcgccgcacaagcgcatccggaagagcacagggattccccgcagcttcctgttggaggtggacgacccagaccgaaagggagtcatgatagacggcagcggccgatacgtcattcccatcatagacgc tgaggcctatgctgctgagaagagaaagaggccgtccttctcctgccagaccgagcctttgccctcctcgtcctcagcaggtgcggcatcttcggtccgggacgccggagggaaacggtcccgctccccatcttcaccagagacgcgcggcgaccagaagagaccacgtcgctga
- the LOC141375819 gene encoding E3 ubiquitin-protein ligase RBBP6-like isoform X2 produces MSCVHYRFQSRLTYDSLQFEGLNISAGELKRQIMRSKRLKFCQLKISNAQTDEEYTDDALIPKNTSVIIRRIPAAGLKSSNRRFVGHQAGRWREPSPRADPSLLSLEQLLKTENLAEAKASEEDKLKAVMYQSSLCYYSSRAAAPRRTSASGRAQGFPAASCWRWTTQTERES; encoded by the exons atgtcttgtgttcactacaggttccagagtcgactcacctacgactcgctccagtttgaaggcctcaacatcagcgcgggggagctgaagcggcagatcatgaggagcaagaggctgaagttctgccagctgaagatcagcaacgcccagactgatgaag aatacacagatgatgctctcatccctaaaaacacgtcggtcatcatcagacggatccctgcggcgggactgaagtcctcaaacagaagatttgttgg acatcaagctggacgctggcgtgaaccttcacctagagctgatccttcactcctctcactggagcagttgttgaag actgagaatctggctgaggcaaaggcgtcagaggaggacaagctgaaagcggtgatgtaccagtccagcctgtgctactactccagcag ggcagccgctccgcgccgcacaagcgcatccggaagagcacagggattccccgcagcttcctgttggaggtggacgacccagaccgaaagggagtcatga